From Vigna unguiculata cultivar IT97K-499-35 chromosome 5, ASM411807v1, whole genome shotgun sequence, the proteins below share one genomic window:
- the LOC114183916 gene encoding uncharacterized protein LOC114183916, protein MKKSGILAASVAAASATAASLSSSSHQDDRRTRENASSQNSSSSSNEKFAPRFDGLRFIETLVTAHR, encoded by the exons ATGAAGAAGTCCGGCATCCTCGCCGCCTCTGTCGCCGCCGCGTCCGCCACCGCCGCCTCCCTGTCCTCCTCCTCCCATCAG GATGATAGGAGAACCCGCGAGAACGCTTCCTCGCAgaattcatcttcttcttcgaACGAGAAATTTGCACCCAGATTTGATGGCTTGCGTTTCATTGAAACCCTCGTAACTGCCCACAGATGA
- the LOC114184718 gene encoding non-specific lipid-transfer protein 13-like, whose protein sequence is MGMVGILVLALSLVSASHMSAGEEIMTPPFSVCDPIFEYFPNCLEFLVGDPKISMPSAKCCEHMMLLNTLANYGVGPKAICWCIEIMVKGMQPPLVPSRIQDLPRMCYITLSFPISDSMDCSK, encoded by the coding sequence ATGGGTATGGTTGGTATCCTAGTACTGGCACTATCTCTGGTTTCTGCATCACACATGAGTGCGGGAGAAGAAATTATGACACCTCCATTCTCTGTTTGTGACCCAATATTTGAATACTTCCCCAATTGCTTAGAATTCCTTGTGGGGGATCCAAAAATCAGCATGCCCTCAGCAAAATGCTGCGAACACATGATGCTGCTTAACACATTAGCCAATTATGGGGTTGGTCCCAAGGCCATTTGTTGGTGCATTGAGATCATGGTTAAGGGAATGCAACCACCGTTAGTGCCCTCCAGGATCCAAGATCTTCCTCGTATGTGCTACATCACTCTCAGTtttcccatttctgacagcatgGATTGTTCCAAGTGA
- the LOC114186219 gene encoding ataxin-2-like: MASLPSGLANGASKGFDFTSGDILCSYEDNNTNNGSSNGIYIDTAKDFHASRMAKTSTVPATAYSSSEGSLSQDVIVTVEKTMKTCTDNLLRFLEGISSRLSNLELYCYNLDKSIGAMRSDLNSDHEEADSKLKSLDKHLQEVHRSVQILRDKQELAETQKELAKLQLIRKESSSSSHTQSNEERSSPSSIDPRRIDNASDTHNLELALALPHQVPPPNVSQATQQPRHYLMPPTPSNPQAWNQYLACDPHYRIPPSTSSSPVTQSPPGQQLSQYQQPQHQQLQWPQQLPPQQVDVQSSQPPSIQSQVRPPVTNVYTPYSTSQATNHLPTETPPLPLRPPPRNSMPMQLSYSGIPPQVPSHGEVLPHGYSGGGGTVPQQPTLQHMKGSFSAQPHVYGTSGIYTTHPPASSFTVYDGENARSHYPSQQQPSHTAQGGYPPTSASLHNSAPHNFMVQNSSQSQFLRVNPNNELIEKFVSIGYRGDHVISTIQRMQETEQHIDFNSVLDRLKVHNPQRGWSG; this comes from the exons ATGGCGTCTTTACCGTCGGGTCTCGCCAACGGTGCTTCCAAGGGTTTTGATTTTACTTCTGGTGACATCCTATGTTCCTACGAGGACAATAATACCAACAACGGCTCTTCTAACGGCATTTACATCGATACCGCCAAG GATTTTCATGCATCGAGGATGGCAAAAACATCCACAGTTCCTGCTACTGCCTATAGTTCGTCCGAGGGTTCTTTGAGCCAGGATGTGATTGTCACTGTTGAGAAGACTATGAAAACATGTACCGATAACCTTCTGCGGTTTCTTGAGGGAATCAGTTCAAGGCTGTCAAACTTGGAATTATATTGTTACAATCTTGACAAATCAATTGGAGCAATGCGATCTGATTTAAACAGTGATCATGAAGAGGCAGATTCAAAACTCAAATCTCTTGATAAACACCTTCAAGaa GTACACAGGTCTGTGCAAATTTTGAGAGACAAGCAAGAGCTGGCAGAGACTCAGAAAGAATTAGCCAAGCTTCAACTCATTCGTAAAGAATCATCTTCCTCAAGCCATACACAGTCTAATGAGGAGAGATCTTCACCTTCTTCCATTgatccaagaagaattgatAATGCATCTGACACACACAACCTAGAGTTAGCCCTTGCCTTACCTCATCAAGTGCCACCCCCAAATGTGAGTCAAGCGACTCAACAACCTCGTCATTATCTGATGCCGCCTACCCCCTCCAATCCACAAGCTTGGAATCAATATTTGGCGTGTGATCCACACTATCGAATTCCACCATCAACTTCATCGTCTCCGGTAACCCAATCCCCACCCGGGCAACAGTTATCTCAGTATCAGCAGCCACAGCACCAACAATTGCAATGGCCTCAACAGTTACCACCACAGCAGGTGGATGTGCAATCTTCCCAACCACCCTCAATCCAGTCTCAAGTAAGACCCCCTGTCACAAATGTTTATACTCCTTATTCTACCAGCCAAGCTACAAATCATCTTCCGACAGAAACACCACCACTACCACTACGACCACCACCACGGAACAGCATGCCGATGCAACTCTCTTATTCAGGGATTCCACCTCAAGTACCCAGCCATGGTGAGGTTCTACCACATGGATACAGTGGAGGTGGTGGAACAGTTCCCCAACAACCTACGCTCCAACACATGAAGGGCTCTTTTTCAGCACAACCACATGTGTATGGAACTAGCGGGATCTACACCACTCATCCTCCTGCTAGTTCCTTCACGGTGTATGATGGTGAGAATGCAAGATCACATTATCCGTCACAACAACAACCTTCTCATACTGCTCAAGGTGGATATCCTCCAACTAGTGCTTCCCTTCACAACTCTGCACCACATAATTTTATGGTTCAGAATTCTAGCCAGTCACAATTTCTTCGAGTCAATCCCAACAATGAACTGATCGAGAAATTTGTGAGCATAGGATATAGAGGTGATCACGTGATAAGCACGATCCAGAGGATGCAAGAAACTGAGCAGCATATTGATTTTAATTCTGTACTTGACCGGTTGAAGGTGCATAATCCTCAGAGGGGATGGTCAGGGTGA